In Rhinoderma darwinii isolate aRhiDar2 chromosome 9, aRhiDar2.hap1, whole genome shotgun sequence, the following are encoded in one genomic region:
- the KCNG4 gene encoding voltage-gated potassium channel regulatory subunit KCNG4 isoform X1: MSRCSSPESSAQYNTEGEEEEERGERSGEKRREKEEREEERREKRRREEREEEKRGERRGEKRRGERRGEEREEEKRGERRGERRGEKRRGERRGEERREKRREKRREKRREKWREEEREEEKRGEEKREEEREVERRGERRGEERGEKRREKRRKEERREKRRRGEKRREKWREEEREVERRGERRGEEREEEKRGERRGERRGEKRREKRRREEREEEREEEREEEREEEREEERREKRRKKRRKKRRREKRREKRREKSREEKRREKRRGEERGEKYRGRERGEERRRKRREKRREKRREKRREKRREKRREKRREKRREKRREKRREKRREKRREKRREKREKREKREKREERRERRERRERRREKREEKREEKRRREKREEKKREERGEEERERRERRRREREKKREERGEEEREKREEKKREREEERRERRRREREERRERRRRERERRERRRREREKKREREEERREEERERRREKREEKKKREEKKKRRRGVSRRGQISTLHILFILLAAAGEEDEEERAATTYLERKLYSKRPVSSPA, encoded by the exons ATGTCCAGGTGCAGCAGTCCCGAGAGCTCTGCCCAGTACAATACCGAgggagaagaagaagaggagagaggagagagaagtggagagaagaggagagagaaggaggagagagaagaggagaggagagagaagaggagaagagaggagagagaagaggagaaaagaggagagagaagaggagaaaagaggagaggagagagaagaggagaggagagagaagaggagaagagaggagagagaagaggagagagaagaggagaaaagaggagaggagagagaagaggagaagagaggagagagaagaggagagagaagaggagagagaagaggagagagaagtggagagaagaggagagagaagaggagaaaagaggagaggagaagagagaagaggagagagaagtggagagaagaggagagagaagaggagaagagaggggagagaagaggagagagaagaggagaaaagaggagaggagagagaagaggagaagaggagaaAAGAGGAGAGAGAAGTGGAGAGAAGAGGAGAGAGAAGTGGAGAGAAgaggagagagaagaggagaggagagagaagaggagaagagaggagagagaagaggagagagaagaggagaaaagaggagagagaagaggagaagagaggagagagaagaggagagagaagaggagagagaagaggagagagaagaggagagagaagaggagaggagagagaagaggagaaaGAAGAGGAGAaagaagaggaggagagagaagaggagagagaagaggagagagaagagcagagaagagaagaggagagagaagagaagaggagaagagaGGGGAGAAAAAtatagaggaagagagagaggagaagagagaagaagaaagagaagagagaagaggagagagaagaggagagaaaagaggagagaaaagaggagagaaaagaggagagaaaagaggagagaaaagaggagagaaaagaggagagaaaagaggagagaaaagaggagagaaaagaggagagaaaagaggagagaaaagagagagaagagagagaagagagagaagagagaggagagaagagagagaagagagagaagagagaggagaagagagaagagggaggagaagagggaggagaagaggagaagagagaagagggaggagaagaagagagaagagagaggagaagaagagagagagagaagagagaggagaagaagagagagagagaagaagagagaagagagaggagaagaagagagagagaagagagaggagaagaagagagagagagaagaagagagaagagagaggagaagaagagagagagaagagagaagagagaggagaagaagagagagagagagaagagagaggagaagaagagagagagagaagaagagagagagagaagaagagagaagagaggaagagagagagagaagaagagagaagagagaggagaagaagaagagagaggagaagaagaagagaaggAGAGGAGTGAGCAGGAGAGGACAGATCAGCACTCTGCACATTCTCTTTATTTTGCTGGCAGCGGCCggtgaggaggatgaggaggaacgaGCCGCCACTACTTACCTGGAGAGAAAACTTTACAGCAAgcgtcctgtcag TTCTCCCGCGTGA